ATGATTTGGCCTTTTAGGTTAGGATGGTCTAGCTGGCATCCCGTATCAATAACGGCTACAACGCTGCCTTTTCCTTTTGAGGTTTGTTCCCATATAGCGGGTGCTTCTATCATGCGCACACCTTCTGGGATCATTGATGTGCTCTCAAATACATCTTCTGTTTTGTAAGGAATCAGATACATGTTCTCCATGGTAATCCCTCCTCAATGTGATTACTTGAATCGTACACGAAAGAGAAAAGAAAATAAATTAGAATATTCTAACTTTTGTAAAAATAACCATTTTGACCTAGGGGAGATGGGACTATGGGAAGGGGATTTTTTGTAGAATAATGGCAGTATTGTTCAGCCAAAAGAAAAAGGTTTGCTACCTATGGTTAGCAAACCTTTAACGTCGTGATTTTCGGTATCCTGCTGCTTCTGCTTCTGAAGGGGTGTTAAACATTTCAATAGCCTTTACACGGTTATAATATTGACCGCCAGGCATATGATAGATTTTTTCTCCTTTAGCATTTTGATTACCTTTTATGGGTTGCGGGTTAAGGGAGCGATCAATCTCGCTCGTCTCAACTTCAGATCTCAGCTCTTCTCTAATGCGTTCTCTCGTCTCTGTGAATAGCTCACTCTCTTTAAGTTCTGCCTTTCCTGACTCAACTGTCTCTGCTAGACTCTTAAACTCGTCTTTCTCTTCTGAACTTTTAAACTCTTCTGCCTCTGCAAACTCAACTAACTCGGTCTCATCTGATTCTCTGTGGCTTGGCTTTTTCTGGATCGTAGGGGCTTGAACAGTGCGAGGTGCGGAACGAAGCCGCTTATTGCGATGAGACGGATTCACGATAAGCAAAGCCCACATGATTCCACTTGCGATTACGGCTAAGTAAGCGAGTAAAACACCGAATCTTTTCATCTTCCTCTCCTCCTTACACCTATTGTAGCCCCTACACTCCCCATCGTCCAACCCACAACCCGCCATGCCCCTCAAATCTTCACTTAATCACCGTAATAAAGGGTGTCAGACACCCTTTATCACTTTCCCGCTGTGCAGTGGTACTTGGTGTCTGGCACGCTGTGATCTTTTGCAGTGTTAGAGTGGGGGAGGTTGTCTGGAATATGAGTGGTCTGGAAAGAGATATTCCTGCCCATGCTCCTTTTCAAATATCAACACTTAAACGCTTGAACGCTTTTAAGTGTTAAAGTATAAGGTTATAAAAATATGCCAGCTTCTATGCTAGCAAGGACGAATAGATCCATTCGGAGTGTCGTCCAACTATATGATGATCTGCTTTATATCTTAAACGCTTAAAAGTGCTAAAGTCAACTCTTTTTTCCATTTAACGTTTTGCTTTAACGGAGTGAAGGGTGTCAGACACCCTTCACTCCGTTAAAGGGAATTAGCGGTTTAGCCATTGTTTGAGGTTTTCGAAGTCTTGATAGATGGTGTCTCTCAAGGAGCCGTTGTAGAGGACCGCTGCTGGGTGGTACATCGGGAAGATCGTATAGGATTCTTCTGTGAGCTCATAAGACTCGTTTTCTTCTCCGGTCCATTTGTAAATAGGTTGGTTTAAGACAGTGCCATGAACGTCAGAAATCTTATAATCTTTTCCGATTAAGCGCCTTAATGCAATGTTCCCAAGTGTAATTAAGATCTTGGGGTTCATTTCATCAATCTGATAATCAAGGAGCGGGGCATGGGCAAGTATTTCTTTTTGATTTGGCGTTCGATTCGGTGTTTTGGTAGTAGGGTTACCTTTTCGGTCTGTTGTTTCAACCACTTTATAAGGGCGACTACGGACAACACTTGTTATATAAAGCTCTTCGCGATCTACGCCAATCGATTCAAAGAATTCAGTTAGCTTCTCGCCCGCTTGTCCGATAAAGGGAACCCCTTGTTCTACTTCATTTCTTCCTGGGGCTTCTCCAATCACCATAATCTCAGCATGCTTAGGTCCTTTACCGGGCACAAATCCCTCTGTTTGGTAAGGTTGAATTCTCTTTTCCCCTAGTTTTTTCAAATGGTCTGGAAACATCTTGATCGCCTCCCGTAAAATCATATCGTATCTTTAATCTTTACATTTCCCTGCTTTTATTCATTTGAAAAATCCTCTATACTTTTAGTAATTTCATACTTAGAAACAATTGAGGTGATTGGATGAAAAGGATTGCTGTGTTTTGTGGATCTAGTGTTGGTGCGTCTGAGACATATAAAGAAGATGCAGTTAGGTTAGGGAAAATCCTTGCCAAAGAAGGTATTACCCTCGTTTACGGAGGTTCAAGCGTAGGGCTTATGGGAGCTGTGGCAGATACAGTTCTTTCTGAAGGGGGAGAAGCGATCGGGGTCATCCCTCGGAAACTCGTGGAGCGGGAAATTGCTCACGCCAGTCTTACGGAATTACATGTGGTGGAATCCATGCATGAGCGGAAGGCCAAAATGGCGGAGTTATCTGATGCGTTTATTACATTGCCAGGTGGAGCAGG
The nucleotide sequence above comes from Pontibacillus chungwhensis. Encoded proteins:
- a CDS encoding uracil-DNA glycosylase, which encodes MFPDHLKKLGEKRIQPYQTEGFVPGKGPKHAEIMVIGEAPGRNEVEQGVPFIGQAGEKLTEFFESIGVDREELYITSVVRSRPYKVVETTDRKGNPTTKTPNRTPNQKEILAHAPLLDYQIDEMNPKILITLGNIALRRLIGKDYKISDVHGTVLNQPIYKWTGEENESYELTEESYTIFPMYHPAAVLYNGSLRDTIYQDFENLKQWLNR
- a CDS encoding TIGR00730 family Rossman fold protein: MKRIAVFCGSSVGASETYKEDAVRLGKILAKEGITLVYGGSSVGLMGAVADTVLSEGGEAIGVIPRKLVEREIAHASLTELHVVESMHERKAKMAELSDAFITLPGGAGTLEEFFEVYTWAQIGIHQKPFGILNTNQYYTPLISLFDHMVNEKFLRKENRDMVIIEEDSETLLTKFKTFIASQS
- a CDS encoding sunset domain-containing protein translates to MKRFGVLLAYLAVIASGIMWALLIVNPSHRNKRLRSAPRTVQAPTIQKKPSHRESDETELVEFAEAEEFKSSEEKDEFKSLAETVESGKAELKESELFTETRERIREELRSEVETSEIDRSLNPQPIKGNQNAKGEKIYHMPGGQYYNRVKAIEMFNTPSEAEAAGYRKSRR